The Chitinivibrionia bacterium genome window below encodes:
- a CDS encoding tetratricopeptide repeat protein — translation MKKLRLFVAVFLAIMFFSAGSFAQGEVLHYTLGREFFANANFDLAMDAFRQVLSSFPNHAGAHLGIGDVNRAQGNLREAELSYRTALNLNPGWTEAQLRLAQLFEDLGRIDEALVMWQEAQVGTGDDQRRIIAQRIDALINRRAQEAATFQQAQAPTAQQRQQQQRAATAPRPVVITPAARTLMDSAVFFYQRGIRSANNDDLNRSLEFIARARRESPGFPLAYYYAGLIRRRFGQNEMARVNFERAIPDPDLGFNAHFYLGRILGDLGRFQEAINHLEQYIEKTDFAPGQVEARNLIERFRRMIEAQLRENPPIDIRAVIQAEIRDDINLIPPQENLSEIEVRVADGLTMAIVDTISDEGQELLVGMRHFYNREYDRAIEVFRRFMENHPNRPSAGAALYNIAMCFFRLNNWDRASREFQNYMSRFPRGNMFESAMFFSAVSLRQQHRNNDAQRVFNDYIRRFRNGGRFIGKAYEFLGDILADLDQQGKAIEAFRQADALAANDEDRLHARFKMAEAFRRLTNFSAAERAYLSVIELGTQANLNTHVAEAHYRLADYYYRTRRWEEAREMYVRATRRFPQHSDTPWGLYQIANVFYHTNRFAEAIAAYDALRDRFPDNFWAREAEFRRNDAVWQHQYGRRGN, via the coding sequence ATGAAAAAACTTAGATTATTTGTAGCGGTATTTTTGGCAATTATGTTTTTTTCTGCGGGAAGTTTTGCGCAGGGAGAAGTCCTTCATTATACATTGGGAAGAGAGTTTTTCGCAAACGCAAACTTTGACTTGGCTATGGACGCGTTTCGGCAGGTGCTGTCTTCTTTCCCTAATCACGCAGGCGCGCATTTGGGAATTGGCGACGTTAACAGAGCGCAGGGAAATCTTAGAGAAGCCGAATTAAGTTATCGTACCGCACTAAACCTAAATCCCGGCTGGACTGAAGCGCAGTTGAGATTAGCTCAACTTTTTGAAGACTTGGGGCGAATAGACGAAGCGCTTGTAATGTGGCAAGAAGCACAAGTCGGCACAGGCGACGACCAAAGGCGAATAATCGCTCAAAGAATTGACGCGCTCATAAACCGAAGAGCGCAAGAAGCGGCAACGTTCCAACAAGCACAAGCGCCCACGGCACAACAAAGACAACAGCAACAAAGAGCGGCAACGGCTCCACGCCCCGTAGTAATTACTCCCGCGGCAAGAACGCTTATGGATTCGGCGGTCTTTTTTTATCAGCGAGGTATCAGAAGCGCAAACAACGACGACCTCAACCGCTCGCTTGAATTTATCGCAAGAGCGCGCCGCGAAAGCCCCGGTTTTCCGCTTGCCTATTATTATGCAGGACTTATACGCCGACGGTTTGGACAAAACGAAATGGCTCGTGTAAATTTTGAACGCGCAATCCCCGATCCCGATCTGGGTTTTAACGCACACTTTTATTTGGGCAGAATTTTGGGCGATTTGGGAAGATTTCAGGAGGCAATAAACCATCTTGAGCAATACATAGAAAAAACCGATTTCGCCCCCGGTCAAGTTGAAGCGCGCAATTTAATCGAAAGATTTCGAAGAATGATAGAGGCGCAACTTCGCGAAAACCCGCCGATTGACATACGCGCCGTAATTCAAGCGGAAATAAGAGACGACATTAACCTTATTCCGCCGCAAGAAAATCTGAGCGAAATCGAAGTGCGGGTTGCCGATGGACTTACTATGGCGATTGTCGATACCATCAGCGACGAGGGGCAGGAATTGCTTGTCGGAATGCGCCATTTTTACAACCGAGAATACGACCGAGCAATCGAAGTTTTTCGCAGATTTATGGAAAATCACCCAAACAGACCGTCAGCTGGCGCGGCGCTTTATAATATTGCAATGTGCTTTTTCCGCCTCAATAATTGGGACAGAGCAAGCCGCGAATTCCAAAACTATATGAGCCGTTTTCCGAGAGGAAATATGTTTGAAAGCGCGATGTTCTTTTCAGCTGTATCTCTCAGACAACAACACAGAAATAACGACGCGCAACGAGTATTTAACGATTACATTCGACGTTTCAGAAACGGCGGCAGGTTTATAGGCAAGGCATACGAATTTTTGGGCGACATTTTAGCGGATTTAGACCAACAAGGCAAGGCGATTGAGGCATTCAGACAGGCAGACGCACTTGCGGCAAACGACGAAGACCGACTTCACGCAAGATTTAAAATGGCGGAAGCGTTTCGCAGGTTAACAAACTTTTCGGCGGCGGAAAGGGCGTATTTGTCCGTAATTGAGTTGGGAACACAAGCAAATTTAAACACGCACGTTGCAGAAGCGCATTATCGCTTGGCGGACTATTATTACAGAACAAGACGTTGGGAAGAAGCAAGAGAAATGTATGTTCGGGCGACAAGACGTTTCCCGCAACATTCCGACACGCCTTGGGGACTTTATCAGATAGCGAACGTTTTTTATCATACCAACAGATTTGCTGAGGCGATTGCCGCTTACGACGCTCTCCGAGACAGATTTCCCGATAATTTTTGGGCGAGAGAAGCGGAATTCAGGCGAAACGACGCAGTTTGGCAACACCAATACGGACGACGAGGAAATTAA
- a CDS encoding ATP-binding protein, which yields MSQEPTTQTQHFDEDTFAALQSTFESVMQRCEQLTSAYGSMEKQFEKLNVELDEKNQKLEEAYTVLNSILGTMHNGVIAVDTAGIITQFNAAAERSTGYSAANAIGANFATFFGEKGFSDKNLLDVLRSGKGYDRDEKALWNKDGSPVPVVYQSSLLRDANENLLGAVEIFNDISTLKQLESENQQNRVLAALGEMAATLAHEIKNPLGAMGTWARLLDKSFDTTDKRKQTIEKIIDALSRLNKIVSSMLIFGRQSKSELRTIDLIPMLSEFTDSMEIEVVFGNGTQIEVKKNWDLAPIVAQIDPEKFRQVLLNIALNAVQAMGETGTLIVSCKKTSRGGGNYAIISISDTGKGMTAEELSKIFSPFHTTKENGTGLGLAIVKKLIDFHNGVIDVESEVGKGTTFNIFLPLR from the coding sequence ATGAGCCAAGAGCCGACGACGCAAACGCAGCATTTTGACGAAGACACCTTTGCCGCCCTGCAAAGCACTTTCGAAAGCGTAATGCAACGCTGCGAGCAACTGACTTCCGCTTACGGCTCAATGGAAAAGCAATTTGAAAAACTTAACGTTGAATTAGACGAAAAAAATCAAAAATTAGAAGAAGCATACACAGTCCTGAACAGCATTTTGGGAACTATGCACAACGGCGTAATCGCAGTCGATACGGCGGGAATAATAACGCAATTTAACGCGGCGGCAGAACGTTCTACAGGCTATTCGGCGGCAAACGCGATAGGCGCAAATTTTGCCACATTTTTCGGAGAAAAAGGTTTTTCCGACAAAAACCTGCTCGACGTTCTGCGTTCGGGAAAAGGCTACGACCGCGACGAAAAAGCGCTGTGGAACAAAGACGGCTCGCCTGTTCCCGTGGTGTATCAGAGCTCGCTTTTAAGAGACGCGAACGAAAATCTTTTGGGGGCTGTAGAAATATTTAACGACATTTCAACGCTAAAGCAGCTCGAAAGCGAAAATCAGCAAAATCGCGTTTTGGCGGCGCTCGGAGAAATGGCGGCGACCCTTGCCCACGAAATAAAAAACCCGCTCGGCGCAATGGGAACTTGGGCAAGGCTTCTCGACAAAAGTTTTGATACTACCGACAAAAGAAAACAGACAATCGAAAAAATTATCGACGCGCTTTCACGTCTAAATAAAATAGTGTCGAGTATGCTGATTTTCGGGCGACAAAGCAAGTCGGAACTCCGCACTATCGACCTCATTCCAATGCTTTCGGAATTTACGGACAGTATGGAAATCGAGGTAGTTTTCGGGAACGGAACGCAGATAGAAGTCAAAAAAAATTGGGATTTAGCGCCGATTGTCGCTCAAATTGACCCTGAAAAATTCAGGCAGGTATTACTCAACATTGCGCTGAATGCAGTTCAGGCGATGGGTGAGACGGGAACGCTTATCGTCTCCTGCAAAAAAACAAGCCGAGGCGGCGGCAACTACGCAATTATTTCAATTTCCGACACAGGCAAGGGAATGACTGCGGAAGAATTGTCAAAAATATTCTCGCCTTTCCACACCACCAAAGAAAACGGAACGGGGCTTGGGCTTGCCATAGTAAAAAAACTCATAGATTTCCACAACGGCGTTATTGATGTAGAAAGCGAAGTAGGCAAAGGAACGACGTTTAATATTTTCTTGCCGTTGCGGTGA
- a CDS encoding virulence RhuM family protein, whose product MSDNSEVIVYQTNDGNLKMNVRLEEETVWLTQMQMVELFQSTKQNVSLHINNAVAEGELDPNSVVKEYLTTAADGKNYRTKHYNLDAIISVGYRVKSLRGTQFRIWANKILRDYLLKGYSINNRMNRIEDSVEALKCRVNEIDLQINTHLIPTQGVFSQGQIFDAYVFATNLIKSATKTIILIDNYIDEKSLLILSKRNKGVSAEIYTKQITAQMKLDLEKHNSQYEPIKINKLTTFHDRFVIVDGVVYHIGASLKDLGKDLFAFSRINIKAEKLLDSV is encoded by the coding sequence ATGTCCGATAATTCCGAAGTTATCGTCTATCAAACTAATGACGGCAACTTAAAAATGAATGTTCGCTTAGAAGAAGAAACTGTTTGGTTAACTCAGATGCAAATGGTAGAATTGTTTCAATCTACGAAACAAAATGTAAGTTTACACATAAATAATGCTGTTGCAGAGGGTGAACTTGATCCAAATTCAGTTGTCAAGGAATACTTGACAACTGCCGCAGACGGTAAGAATTATCGTACAAAGCATTATAACCTCGATGCTATTATCTCTGTAGGATACCGTGTAAAATCTTTACGCGGCACACAATTTCGTATTTGGGCAAATAAAATTTTGAGAGATTATTTGTTAAAAGGCTACTCCATAAACAACCGAATGAACCGTATTGAAGACAGTGTCGAAGCTTTGAAGTGTAGAGTAAATGAAATAGACCTGCAAATAAACACACATCTTATCCCCACTCAAGGCGTATTCAGCCAAGGACAAATTTTCGACGCTTACGTATTCGCGACAAACTTAATAAAATCGGCGACAAAAACAATAATTTTGATAGACAATTACATAGATGAAAAATCTTTGCTTATTTTGTCGAAACGCAACAAAGGTGTAAGTGCTGAAATTTACACAAAACAAATCACCGCTCAGATGAAACTGGACTTAGAAAAGCACAATTCTCAATACGAGCCGATAAAAATCAACAAATTGACAACTTTTCACGACCGATTTGTGATAGTTGACGGCGTGGTTTATCACATAGGCGCCTCGCTTAAAGATTTGGGTAAAGATTTATTTGCATTTTCGAGAATAAATATAAAAGCAGAAAAATTATTGGATAGTGTTTAG
- a CDS encoding ATP-binding cassette domain-containing protein, with protein MLELKNITVDFSLKNSPFSAEKQSLRAVDGVSLTINDNEVLGLVGESGCGKTTLGKTAIRLLKPTSGQIILDGDDITHLGFGELKKYRRKMQIIFQDPVSSLNPRQTIFDVLEEPLKIHTKFNATEREAEIKKLIDCVGIAQNALKRYPHQFSGGQCQRIAIARALSVKPKLIVADEPVSSLDVSIQAQIINLLLELKKEFGLSYLFVSHDLAVINHIADRVAVMFKGKIVEEGDCTEIVNNPQNEYTKTLLEAVPRL; from the coding sequence ATGTTAGAACTAAAAAACATAACAGTCGATTTTTCGCTTAAGAATTCACCGTTCAGCGCAGAGAAACAGAGTTTACGCGCTGTCGACGGCGTATCCCTGACCATAAACGACAACGAGGTTTTGGGATTGGTCGGAGAATCAGGCTGTGGAAAAACAACTCTCGGAAAAACCGCCATTCGTTTGCTTAAACCAACATCAGGGCAAATTATTTTGGACGGCGACGATATTACTCATTTGGGCTTTGGCGAGCTTAAAAAATACAGGCGAAAAATGCAGATAATTTTCCAAGACCCCGTAAGTTCGCTTAATCCGCGGCAAACAATTTTTGACGTTTTGGAAGAGCCGCTCAAAATTCATACAAAATTTAACGCAACAGAACGCGAGGCGGAAATAAAAAAACTTATTGATTGCGTGGGTATCGCTCAAAATGCGCTTAAACGCTATCCGCACCAGTTTTCGGGCGGGCAATGTCAGAGAATTGCTATTGCGCGCGCGCTTTCGGTAAAGCCGAAACTTATTGTGGCGGATGAGCCTGTATCTTCGCTTGACGTGTCAATTCAGGCGCAAATTATAAATCTTCTGCTTGAACTCAAAAAGGAATTCGGGCTGTCTTACTTGTTTGTTTCGCACGATTTGGCTGTCATAAATCACATTGCCGACAGAGTTGCGGTTATGTTTAAAGGAAAAATTGTGGAAGAAGGCGATTGCACAGAAATCGTGAATAATCCGCAAAATGAATATACAAAAACATTGCTCGAAGCAGTGCCGAGGTTGTAA
- a CDS encoding PfkB family carbohydrate kinase: MEKKYDLMVFGEPMIQYAIENGDVSTAELKNPSVGGSDIFVAATVAAHGFSSGLYSVIGKDPYENLIRSSLEKHKINMEYCSSAVGFNGIEIVCDKDNDRREFFYNRPAAFEDADAVCPRVNKELIEDCKMIYASSAFTLSSPNARSLVFESFHHAHYNGVSVAFDPNIRLHRHQLPQLRETIWMLLPFIDIFSITAASGEMQAIFGKENPVDVMYDLLEKDVQYAIIRNGGESVICGYKDERTRKNAPPKFVDVNKLENGYFSYSGAVFNGAFCSAILNEATPAEAAEYAARCATQKCRLGNTLDKFISAGNK; the protein is encoded by the coding sequence GTGGAAAAAAAATATGACCTGATGGTTTTTGGAGAGCCGATGATACAGTATGCCATAGAAAACGGCGACGTATCGACGGCGGAATTGAAAAATCCGAGCGTTGGCGGCAGCGATATTTTTGTCGCGGCAACCGTTGCGGCGCACGGATTTTCGAGCGGACTATATTCGGTTATAGGCAAAGACCCTTATGAAAACCTAATCCGCAGTTCGCTCGAAAAGCACAAAATCAACATGGAATATTGTTCGTCGGCAGTCGGATTTAACGGCATCGAAATCGTATGCGACAAAGACAACGACAGGCGCGAATTTTTCTATAATCGTCCTGCTGCATTTGAGGACGCGGACGCCGTTTGTCCGAGAGTAAACAAAGAACTCATAGAAGACTGCAAAATGATTTACGCATCATCAGCCTTTACGCTTTCGTCGCCAAATGCAAGGTCGCTGGTTTTTGAAAGTTTCCACCACGCACACTATAACGGAGTTTCGGTAGCATTTGACCCGAATATTCGTCTGCACAGACATCAACTGCCACAGCTTCGCGAAACAATCTGGATGCTTTTGCCGTTTATAGATATTTTTTCGATAACAGCGGCAAGCGGTGAAATGCAGGCTATTTTCGGAAAAGAAAACCCGGTTGACGTTATGTACGATTTGCTCGAAAAAGACGTGCAGTACGCCATTATCAGAAACGGCGGCGAAAGTGTGATTTGCGGATATAAAGACGAAAGAACGAGAAAAAACGCGCCTCCCAAATTTGTCGATGTCAATAAACTTGAAAACGGATATTTTTCGTATTCGGGCGCAGTCTTTAACGGAGCATTTTGTTCGGCGATTTTGAATGAAGCTACGCCCGCAGAAGCTGCAGAATACGCCGCTCGTTGCGCAACGCAAAAATGCCGCTTAGGCAATACTTTAGATAAATTCATTTCTGCCGGCAATAAATAA
- the priA gene encoding primosomal protein N': MFAEIVFPIAVDGVFDYIVPENFQQKIKVGMSVKVPFRNQKMYGLVIRLKNSSQIEKLKEIESIRQSAGGGESEYIIKFYQWIATFYQCSFGKVLKPALNKNIVNKNEKEITLYYVKNMPQEAGFTATQIKEMLNLSDYALKKKVKTGEIEAKKEKVYREAGVSALDFADKKITLSQEQQNAVHKILNTQEFKPFLLFGITGSGKTHIYTEVAKKILSDGKSVIILVPEISLTPQTIARFERELGTACAVIHSRMSAGERRDAIESIMQGERKLLIGVRSAILVPMDNVGLIVVDEEHDASYKQTDPEPRYNARDTAIMRAKLQNAKIILGSATPSFESFYNCQIGKFERIDLLNRHIGAKLPDVKIVNMLKNTKGGKRAIISDELRENIQKCLDENKQIILFLNRRGYSVNLVCNGCGQVKFCPRCSVGLVYHRNGDKLCCHICGHYENPNYKCESCGNETVKYDGFGIQKVEDELKMLFAEAKILRMDADTTSSKSGHAKIIEDFAERKYNILLGTQMVAKGLDFAGVKLVGVLQADIGLSVPDFRAGEKMFQLLTQVAGRAGRADDDGLVIIQTFSPEEPSIKFAQKHDYTGYFDATIDSRKRVGFPPFVKIAKIKITGETEENAKNFSNKIAEFLHKNTKEIKILGPVESSVFKVENRFNFVMLIKSPSYKTLCEALEILRKNLPQKSKNANVSYKIDLDPTNLW; the protein is encoded by the coding sequence ATGTTCGCCGAAATAGTTTTTCCTATAGCTGTTGACGGTGTATTTGACTATATTGTTCCCGAAAATTTTCAGCAAAAAATAAAAGTCGGAATGAGCGTAAAAGTTCCTTTCCGAAACCAAAAAATGTATGGGCTCGTAATCCGGCTGAAAAACAGTTCGCAAATAGAAAAATTGAAAGAAATAGAGAGCATAAGGCAAAGCGCAGGCGGAGGCGAAAGCGAATATATTATAAAATTTTATCAGTGGATAGCCACGTTTTACCAGTGTTCTTTCGGCAAAGTATTAAAGCCCGCACTAAACAAAAATATCGTTAATAAAAACGAAAAAGAAATAACGCTTTACTATGTAAAAAATATGCCGCAAGAAGCGGGCTTTACTGCAACTCAAATAAAAGAAATGTTGAATTTAAGCGATTACGCACTCAAAAAAAAGGTAAAAACAGGCGAAATAGAAGCAAAAAAAGAAAAGGTTTACCGCGAAGCAGGCGTATCGGCTTTGGATTTTGCCGATAAAAAAATAACACTTTCGCAAGAACAGCAAAATGCAGTCCATAAAATACTGAACACGCAAGAATTTAAGCCGTTTTTACTCTTTGGAATTACAGGTAGCGGAAAAACGCACATATACACAGAAGTAGCAAAAAAAATACTGAGCGATGGAAAATCCGTAATAATTTTAGTCCCCGAAATTTCGCTGACTCCCCAGACAATTGCGCGCTTCGAGAGAGAATTGGGAACGGCTTGCGCGGTAATTCACAGTCGAATGTCGGCGGGAGAACGGCGCGACGCAATAGAAAGCATTATGCAAGGCGAGCGTAAATTATTGATAGGCGTGCGAAGCGCAATTTTGGTACCGATGGACAACGTCGGACTTATTGTGGTCGATGAAGAACACGATGCGTCCTACAAACAGACCGACCCTGAGCCGCGATACAACGCCCGCGACACCGCAATTATGAGAGCAAAATTGCAAAACGCAAAAATTATTTTGGGTAGCGCAACGCCATCTTTCGAGAGTTTTTACAACTGCCAAATCGGAAAATTCGAGCGAATAGACCTGCTTAATCGACATATCGGCGCAAAACTTCCCGATGTAAAAATTGTAAATATGCTCAAAAACACAAAAGGCGGAAAAAGAGCGATAATTTCAGACGAATTGCGCGAAAATATACAAAAATGCCTTGACGAAAACAAGCAGATTATCCTCTTTTTGAACAGACGCGGTTATTCGGTAAATCTAGTTTGCAATGGTTGCGGACAGGTAAAATTCTGCCCTCGTTGCTCGGTCGGTTTGGTGTATCACAGAAACGGCGACAAACTTTGTTGCCACATTTGCGGACACTACGAAAACCCGAACTACAAATGTGAAAGTTGCGGAAACGAGACTGTTAAATACGATGGGTTCGGCATACAAAAAGTAGAAGACGAACTGAAAATGCTTTTTGCCGAGGCAAAAATTTTGCGAATGGACGCCGATACCACTTCAAGCAAAAGCGGACACGCAAAAATCATTGAAGATTTTGCCGAACGCAAATACAACATTTTGCTGGGAACACAAATGGTGGCAAAGGGTCTGGATTTCGCGGGCGTTAAACTCGTAGGCGTTTTACAAGCGGACATCGGACTGAGCGTTCCCGATTTTCGCGCAGGAGAGAAAATGTTCCAATTACTGACACAAGTTGCAGGTCGCGCAGGACGAGCGGACGACGACGGACTTGTGATAATTCAAACATTTTCGCCCGAAGAGCCGTCAATAAAATTCGCACAGAAACACGATTATACGGGCTATTTTGACGCGACAATAGACAGCCGCAAAAGAGTAGGTTTTCCGCCGTTTGTAAAAATTGCAAAAATAAAAATTACCGGCGAAACCGAAGAAAATGCTAAAAACTTTTCTAATAAAATCGCCGAGTTTTTGCATAAAAACACCAAAGAAATAAAGATTTTAGGTCCCGTTGAATCCTCTGTCTTCAAAGTAGAAAACAGATTTAATTTTGTAATGCTAATTAAATCGCCGAGCTACAAAACGCTTTGTGAAGCGCTTGAAATTTTACGCAAAAACCTGCCGCAAAAGAGTAAAAACGCAAATGTATCATATAAAATAGACCTTGACCCGACGAATTTGTGGTAG
- a CDS encoding InlB B-repeat-containing protein, which translates to MKKNLILLAFFAVVLFVISCSDNFGSDGVDFYRVSFDVRGGVENFETKIVKSGENIILPTSVREGFNFDGWFSNALEGQKLGDGGDKYTITQRITLFAQWTIKTYNIIWNINGGSPSPTQTTIQHGGNISAPVAMTRNGFAFGGWYRDSDFNTAAEFPIENITSDARFYARWIEIFTVNFNANGGIVNLLSQPVNSGTSITLPIPTRDGFVFNGWFTAMTGGTEVNSPFTVNANTTLFARWTIQNYTITFNSQGGSNVSPITRAVGSSITLPSPTRNGFTFDGWFTEASDGTRIASPHTITEDITVFAQWTAIPTFTITFNSQGGAEHAPITREVNTNINLPNPTRAGFTFNGWFTEASGETRIFSPHTITENITLFAQWTAIPTFTITFNSQGGTEYSPITREVNTRITLPNPTRDGYTFMGWYSIETGGIRYGGGTDNFTITEDLIMFAQWAKNFTITFNSQEGSNVASITRAENTSITLSNSTRSGFTFNGWFTEASGGTRVSSPHTIIENITLFAQWTINFTITFNSQGGTNAGSITRASGTQITLPTPTRSGHILSGWFSTPSGGTRFGSGGSFYTVNGDITMFAQWNPERDSRLVNATGEAWVQSGTIEPISGSISNWAQGFVFFADGRFLQIAFNRSAGGWVIRSSGSWRTFNNQIILSAQLNGGYFGGDVVNYRWISANVVELQDVDQTIPLWARTWNHTRIKIPGVIFEQ; encoded by the coding sequence ATGAAAAAAAATTTGATTTTATTAGCGTTTTTTGCTGTTGTTTTGTTTGTGATTTCTTGCAGCGATAATTTCGGTTCAGACGGCGTAGATTTTTATCGTGTTTCTTTTGATGTGCGAGGCGGAGTAGAGAATTTTGAAACTAAAATTGTAAAAAGTGGCGAAAATATAATTTTGCCGACATCGGTACGCGAGGGTTTCAATTTTGACGGGTGGTTTTCTAATGCTTTGGAAGGACAAAAACTTGGCGATGGCGGAGATAAATATACTATTACTCAAAGAATAACGCTTTTTGCGCAATGGACAATCAAAACATACAATATTATATGGAACATAAACGGCGGCAGTCCAAGCCCAACGCAAACAACAATACAGCACGGCGGCAATATAAGCGCACCTGTCGCAATGACAAGAAACGGTTTTGCGTTTGGCGGGTGGTATAGAGATTCCGATTTTAACACGGCGGCAGAATTTCCGATAGAAAATATCACATCGGACGCAAGATTTTATGCAAGATGGATAGAGATTTTCACCGTTAATTTTAACGCAAACGGCGGAATTGTAAATCTTTTATCACAACCGGTAAATTCGGGAACATCTATAACTTTGCCGATACCGACAAGAGATGGATTTGTGTTTAACGGTTGGTTTACAGCAATGACAGGCGGAACGGAAGTAAATTCACCTTTTACGGTAAACGCAAACACTACGCTTTTTGCTCGATGGACGATACAAAATTATACAATAACATTTAATTCACAAGGCGGCTCAAACGTATCTCCGATTACACGAGCAGTAGGTTCAAGTATAACTTTACCGTCTCCAACAAGAAACGGTTTTACTTTCGATGGCTGGTTTACCGAGGCAAGCGATGGAACGCGTATAGCTTCTCCGCACACAATAACGGAAGACATTACCGTTTTTGCGCAATGGACAGCGATACCGACATTTACAATCACTTTTAATTCACAAGGTGGAGCAGAACACGCACCGATAACAAGAGAAGTAAATACTAATATAAATCTGCCAAATCCTACGCGCGCCGGCTTTACTTTTAATGGTTGGTTTACAGAAGCAAGCGGTGAAACGCGCATCTTTTCACCGCATACAATAACCGAAAACATTACTCTTTTCGCCCAATGGACAGCGATACCAACTTTTACGATTACTTTTAATTCTCAAGGTGGAACAGAATATTCGCCAATAACAAGAGAAGTAAATACAAGAATAACTTTGCCAAATCCGACACGAGACGGATATACATTTATGGGCTGGTATAGCATAGAGACAGGCGGAATAAGATACGGCGGCGGAACCGACAACTTTACCATTACCGAAGATTTAATAATGTTTGCTCAATGGGCAAAAAATTTCACAATCACCTTTAACTCGCAAGAAGGCTCTAATGTGGCTTCGATTACACGCGCTGAAAACACTTCGATAACTTTGTCTAATTCAACTCGTAGCGGATTTACATTTAACGGTTGGTTTACAGAAGCAAGCGGCGGAACGAGAGTTTCTTCACCGCATACAATAATCGAAAACATTACTCTTTTTGCGCAATGGACTATAAACTTCACTATTACATTTAACTCGCAAGGTGGAACAAATGCCGGTTCTATAACACGAGCAAGCGGAACACAAATAACATTACCTACACCGACACGAAGCGGTCATATACTCAGTGGCTGGTTTTCAACGCCATCGGGTGGAACAAGATTTGGAAGCGGCGGAAGTTTTTATACTGTCAATGGAGATATTACGATGTTCGCCCAATGGAATCCTGAACGAGATAGCAGATTGGTAAACGCTACTGGTGAAGCGTGGGTACAAAGTGGCACTATAGAGCCTATATCTGGCAGTATCAGTAATTGGGCGCAGGGGTTTGTCTTTTTTGCGGATGGTAGATTTTTGCAAATTGCGTTTAATCGATCTGCAGGAGGCTGGGTAATTAGAAGCAGTGGTTCTTGGCGAACATTCAACAATCAAATAATACTTAGCGCTCAATTGAATGGCGGATACTTTGGCGGTGATGTTGTTAATTACAGATGGATATCGGCAAATGTGGTTGAACTACAAGATGTTGACCAGACTATACCACTATGGGCGCGCACTTGGAATCACACAAGAATAAAAATCCCTGGGGTTATTTTTGAGCAATAA
- a CDS encoding M23 family metallopeptidase, producing the protein MKSLLTICIILTGAYFWFSHIGRINDVLDIADDILIQTKSFLQSLRQEAEQPRTPDNRSAQPINSEQAAQIVRTQSGDFSMPYRGRITSRFGMRRDPFSGRQRMHRGVDISGNTGDTVRSIFDGTVQRTGYQRNGAGNYVVVRHNDGVETHYFHLAHKLAQPNQHVSAGQALGLLGNSGRSTSPHLHFEIRHRGAAINPEQIIDFANARLRNLPQNQPVQNEQITEKEK; encoded by the coding sequence TTGAAATCACTGCTGACAATTTGCATAATATTAACAGGAGCGTATTTTTGGTTCTCTCATATAGGCAGAATAAACGACGTGCTTGACATCGCCGATGATATTCTTATTCAAACAAAATCGTTCTTGCAATCGCTACGGCAAGAAGCAGAACAACCGCGAACACCCGACAATAGAAGCGCACAACCAATCAATAGCGAACAAGCGGCGCAGATTGTCAGAACGCAAAGCGGCGATTTTTCTATGCCGTATCGAGGGCGCATAACTTCGCGTTTCGGAATGCGGCGCGACCCGTTTTCGGGACGGCAAAGAATGCATCGCGGCGTGGACATTAGCGGCAATACGGGCGATACGGTGCGAAGTATATTTGACGGCACTGTGCAAAGAACAGGCTACCAACGAAACGGGGCAGGAAATTATGTAGTTGTGCGCCATAACGACGGGGTAGAAACACATTATTTTCATCTTGCCCATAAATTGGCACAGCCTAATCAACACGTTTCAGCTGGTCAAGCGTTAGGATTGCTCGGTAATTCAGGACGTTCTACATCGCCGCATTTGCACTTTGAAATCAGACATCGCGGAGCGGCAATAAATCCCGAACAGATTATAGATTTTGCTAATGCTCGATTACGAAATTTGCCTCAAAATCAACCTGTGCAAAACGAACAAATAACCGAAAAGGAGAAATGA